The following proteins are encoded in a genomic region of Mahella australiensis 50-1 BON:
- a CDS encoding carbohydrate ABC transporter permease produces the protein MTEKATREPKRVVGKGLKKAVFGKTYAAYFYIAPAFIFLGIFTYYAMAYNIHVSFFEWNGVSINKIFIGLNNYTRMFKDPYFILALKNTAIYFVITVPVQAVFGLILAYCFQQNIFAKGLARSIIFLPNVMALVVIGYVFSQMFNYQQGFINELLRQIGLGNLVRDWTGDPNTALYSVIIANIYTYVGFSMTLYIAGIVGIPKDVLEAAQIDGGSEVKVIRYVILPLLRPTHITVLILGIVGTLKTFDLVWLITKGGPGRSSEMLATLIYRSYILEYKAGYAAAISVIVLIIALGLSCLNLYIQRQGEY, from the coding sequence ATGACAGAAAAAGCCACAAGAGAGCCCAAAAGGGTGGTAGGAAAAGGATTAAAAAAAGCTGTGTTTGGTAAAACATATGCAGCGTATTTTTATATAGCGCCAGCTTTTATTTTTTTAGGGATCTTTACTTACTATGCTATGGCATATAATATTCATGTTTCATTTTTTGAATGGAATGGGGTAAGTATAAATAAAATCTTTATTGGACTTAATAACTATACAAGAATGTTTAAAGACCCATATTTTATTTTAGCACTTAAAAATACAGCGATTTACTTTGTTATAACTGTCCCTGTTCAAGCAGTTTTTGGCTTAATTTTGGCATATTGTTTCCAACAAAATATTTTCGCTAAGGGATTAGCCAGATCTATCATATTTTTACCAAATGTCATGGCTTTAGTCGTTATTGGCTATGTATTCAGTCAGATGTTTAATTATCAGCAGGGTTTTATCAATGAGCTACTGCGCCAGATAGGGCTTGGCAACCTAGTAAGGGATTGGACTGGAGATCCTAATACAGCTCTTTATTCTGTTATTATTGCGAATATTTATACGTATGTTGGTTTCTCTATGACACTTTATATTGCTGGAATTGTCGGGATTCCAAAAGACGTGTTAGAGGCAGCGCAGATCGATGGAGGTTCTGAGGTTAAGGTCATTAGGTATGTTATATTGCCGCTTTTAAGGCCTACTCACATTACAGTCCTTATACTCGGTATCGTTGGCACGCTTAAAACTTTTGATTTAGTTTGGCTAATCACAAAAGGAGGGCCAGGTAGAAGCTCTGAGATGTTAGCGACGTTGATTTACCGTTCTTATATTCTTGAGTATAAAGCAGGATATGCTGCGGCAATATCGGTGATCGTATTGATTATCGCCCTAGGGCTTTCATGCTTGAACCTGTATATTCAAAGACAGGGCGAATATTAA
- a CDS encoding carbohydrate ABC transporter permease, whose protein sequence is MKMEKYSRNQYRGHWSAGRIVSQIFIILMTVIWIYPIYKMIERSFFGQGWGNYQRVLFQADSFTIAKGYNAEIADFWIYLKNSLMVTGIDMILILVCVSLAAFAFSKMDFPGNNVLYILTLIGMMMPAAGFIVPYFITLKTIGLTNNPFGLVGPHVAASIPMSMLIIRNSMDAVNDEMIESAIIDGCSKIRVFISMCIPLCKPAIGTAAIFAFMGSWNDYLLPLVLLNSPESMTITLLPQRFTAFGGGSNYGVIFASLVLISIPIFIIYLFCQRYIQSGIATGTIK, encoded by the coding sequence ATGAAGATGGAAAAATATAGTCGCAATCAATATAGGGGGCATTGGTCGGCGGGAAGAATTGTTTCTCAAATATTTATTATTTTAATGACGGTAATTTGGATTTATCCAATCTATAAAATGATTGAACGTTCGTTCTTTGGTCAAGGCTGGGGAAATTATCAGCGTGTACTATTTCAGGCCGATAGTTTTACTATAGCAAAAGGATATAATGCAGAAATCGCTGATTTTTGGATTTATTTAAAGAATTCATTGATGGTGACCGGCATAGACATGATATTAATACTTGTATGTGTGTCATTAGCTGCTTTTGCTTTTTCAAAGATGGACTTTCCAGGCAATAATGTTTTGTATATTTTAACATTAATTGGGATGATGATGCCTGCTGCAGGTTTCATTGTGCCTTATTTTATTACCTTAAAAACAATTGGGTTGACCAATAATCCGTTTGGTTTAGTCGGTCCTCATGTGGCAGCGTCCATACCAATGAGTATGTTGATTATACGGAATAGTATGGATGCGGTGAATGATGAAATGATCGAATCGGCTATTATAGATGGATGTTCTAAAATAAGGGTATTTATTAGTATGTGTATACCATTGTGCAAACCAGCTATTGGTACGGCTGCAATTTTTGCATTTATGGGGAGTTGGAATGATTATTTATTGCCCTTAGTTTTATTAAATTCTCCTGAATCTATGACAATTACACTATTACCGCAACGATTTACTGCATTTGGAGGAGGCTCTAATTATGGTGTTATCTTTGCTAGTTTAGTATTGATTTCAATTCCAATATTTATTATTTATTTATTTTGTCAGCGTTATATACAAAGCGGAATTGCAACAGGTACTATCAAATAA
- a CDS encoding sulfatase-like hydrolase/transferase, producing MENSGLLNILWICTDQQRFDTLGCYGNKFVKTPNIDRPAEMGVLFERCYSQSPICTPSRASFLTGRYPRTTRCRQNGQSIPRDEKLVTKMLDEKGYVCGLAGKLHISACRPSVCKAMERHVDDGYSVFHWSHGAHDGWPTHEYFQWLREKGRRFRVENIEGTKRVSYGMDEEYHQTTWCVEKAILFMEANREYNMRISSTG from the coding sequence ATGGAAAATAGTGGATTACTAAATATTCTCTGGATTTGTACTGACCAACAGAGGTTTGATACTTTGGGATGTTATGGGAATAAATTCGTGAAAACACCTAATATTGATAGGCCTGCAGAAATGGGCGTACTATTTGAAAGGTGTTATTCCCAGAGTCCTATATGTACTCCAAGCAGAGCCAGCTTTTTAACTGGACGCTATCCACGTACTACAAGATGTAGGCAAAATGGCCAGTCTATACCCAGAGATGAAAAACTGGTTACAAAAATGCTTGACGAAAAAGGGTATGTATGCGGGTTAGCAGGGAAGCTGCATATATCTGCATGTCGCCCTTCTGTTTGCAAGGCTATGGAAAGGCATGTCGATGACGGATATTCTGTTTTTCATTGGTCTCATGGTGCCCATGATGGTTGGCCTACTCATGAATATTTTCAATGGTTAAGAGAGAAAGGCCGAAGATTTAGAGTTGAAAATATAGAAGGAACAAAACGTGTAAGCTATGGAATGGATGAGGAATATCATCAAACAACCTGGTGCGTAGAAAAGGCGATTTTATTTATGGAAGCTAACCGTGAGTATAACATGCGAATATCATCGACTGGGTGA
- a CDS encoding DDE-type integrase/transposase/recombinase, producing the protein MNDADMMAYLRYRAIESVLDAQKGKVDEMVKEVASRTIFDPYFNRSFSFSDRTVYRYLKLYRLYGFDGLKPKVNRNRNNHCVLSPEQIRWITQLKEQLPLRSVRKIIAMLEASCMKERTVSRVLHDMGYTRSNLARDKNVYNHNVSADIFEQYQGDMMEGVYITDKNGNKRKVYLFGFIDNFSKFVPHSQFYYESSLPRMEDCLKKAITKYGVPERVYLDNGKVYVSYNFKLSCARLGIRLSYATPYHPAGKGCIERFWQFVQSDFLTELRLHPVDDIRMLYSRLASINKIAFSTHQVV; encoded by the coding sequence ATGAATGATGCTGATATGATGGCTTATTTGCGCTACAGAGCTATAGAGTCCGTACTGGACGCACAAAAAGGGAAAGTTGATGAAATGGTCAAAGAGGTAGCCTCTCGGACTATATTCGATCCTTATTTTAACCGGTCTTTCTCTTTTTCTGATAGAACTGTATACCGTTATCTTAAGCTATACAGGTTGTATGGATTCGATGGGTTAAAGCCTAAGGTTAATAGGAATAGGAACAATCACTGCGTTTTATCTCCCGAACAGATACGATGGATAACGCAGCTTAAGGAGCAACTGCCTCTGCGCTCGGTGCGAAAGATCATCGCCATGCTGGAGGCGTCTTGCATGAAGGAGAGGACGGTCAGCAGGGTATTGCATGATATGGGCTATACGAGGAGTAACCTTGCCAGGGATAAGAACGTGTACAATCATAATGTATCCGCGGATATATTCGAGCAATACCAGGGCGATATGATGGAGGGGGTATATATAACTGATAAGAACGGCAATAAACGAAAAGTCTATTTATTTGGGTTTATCGATAATTTCTCCAAGTTCGTGCCCCATTCTCAGTTTTATTATGAATCCAGCTTGCCCAGAATGGAGGACTGTCTTAAAAAGGCCATAACCAAATACGGTGTACCCGAAAGGGTATATCTGGACAACGGTAAGGTGTATGTATCGTATAATTTCAAGCTAAGCTGTGCGAGGCTTGGTATACGTCTATCATATGCCACACCGTATCACCCTGCCGGCAAAGGGTGCATAGAGAGGTTCTGGCAGTTTGTACAATCGGACTTTCTTACGGAGTTAAGGCTTCACCCAGTCGATGATATTCGCATGTTATACTCACGGTTAGCTTCCATAAATAAAATCGCCTTTTCTACGCACCAGGTTGTTTGA
- a CDS encoding substrate-binding domain-containing protein — translation MKLLKKSNMPFVIVGRYFKEWEDTDYLVADDIKGGYLATEYLIKKDRKRILLLEGPDYLSSSQEREEGYRRALADNGIEFDGKLVKRVSILAGRSYSAMKKIIEQVIDFSGIFAFSDVIAWEAIYALEDAGLKVPDDVGVVGYDNIQSQLFFPWPLTTINISKRKMAHKAVDILMKRINGQNNGKYYHEVFDTKLIVRKSC, via the coding sequence ATAAAGCTTCTAAAAAAATCCAATATGCCGTTCGTGATAGTCGGCCGTTATTTCAAGGAATGGGAAGATACCGATTATTTGGTTGCCGATGATATAAAAGGCGGATATCTGGCAACGGAATACTTGATTAAAAAGGATAGAAAGCGTATACTTTTGTTGGAGGGCCCTGATTATTTATCCTCTTCTCAGGAAAGAGAGGAAGGCTACAGGCGTGCTTTGGCTGATAATGGTATAGAATTCGATGGGAAGCTGGTCAAACGAGTATCTATATTAGCAGGGCGTTCATACTCTGCTATGAAAAAAATTATAGAGCAGGTAATAGATTTCTCAGGTATTTTCGCTTTCAGCGATGTAATAGCGTGGGAAGCTATATATGCGTTGGAAGATGCGGGGCTCAAGGTGCCCGATGATGTCGGCGTAGTGGGTTATGATAATATACAGTCGCAATTATTTTTTCCGTGGCCACTTACCACCATCAATATCTCCAAACGCAAGATGGCACATAAAGCAGTGGATATATTGATGAAAAGGATAAACGGGCAGAATAACGGCAAATATTATCATGAAGTATTCGATACAAAATTGATAGTGCGGAAAAGTTGCTAG
- a CDS encoding sensor histidine kinase — MQRLTQALSEKANKIDGCISGAISLSFRYSMNEELYRFLDTDYSNSLNYFTGYQSYIKNLLLPDLAYDLQISQLVLYSDNPTILNGALVKRLESWNFDTLGENLVDYSLNDLTQSPNGPKLRVALIPSKPEISSDRSLNIIRPLNYYKKYSKYQKVIRVDINLSYISSMINETSLFDNIILVDSDNRILASANTYREAGKYDIFSEDKLKSGIVVLKQPLSNVPLSLYGYYDTSIISKEFVKMRLKIITVTVSSILMAFFCIFIVASNITRRTKLVVNLSESIAKGNFIQISNGRMGSDEIGILAESINQMSLQLQTLINEKYNARLVKAHLDRETAQAKLLALQSQVNPHFMFNVLECIRLKATAKNETETARIIMYVSKMFRYLINWDDDIITLSDEIKFLEEFLYVQKYRFEDEFEYSVEIDDAARTCLLPKLIIQPIVENACVHGIESISQNKKIEIRIKVIDTQISVSVSDNGMGIDEPRLSEIKNMLEGGEKLIDSVGLYNVYQRLYLYYGNNFSIDVQSKKGIGTKFNITIPIRYSKEEF, encoded by the coding sequence ATGCAACGATTGACCCAGGCATTAAGCGAAAAGGCAAACAAAATCGATGGATGTATATCTGGTGCCATATCGCTTTCTTTTCGGTACAGTATGAATGAGGAACTGTATAGGTTCTTGGATACTGATTATAGCAACAGTTTAAACTATTTTACAGGATATCAGAGCTATATTAAAAATTTATTACTGCCTGACCTTGCTTATGATCTACAAATAAGCCAATTAGTCCTGTATTCGGACAATCCTACCATATTAAATGGAGCGCTTGTAAAAAGGCTAGAATCATGGAATTTCGATACGCTCGGAGAAAATTTGGTCGATTATAGTCTCAACGACTTGACTCAGTCGCCCAACGGACCGAAATTGAGGGTAGCATTGATTCCTTCGAAGCCTGAGATTTCAAGCGACAGGAGCTTAAATATCATTAGGCCGCTGAATTATTATAAGAAATATTCTAAATATCAAAAAGTCATACGAGTTGACATAAATTTATCATACATTTCATCGATGATAAACGAGACCAGTTTATTTGATAATATAATCCTCGTAGATTCCGACAATCGAATACTTGCTTCGGCTAATACCTATCGTGAAGCTGGCAAATACGATATCTTTTCGGAGGACAAGCTGAAAAGTGGTATTGTTGTCTTGAAACAGCCTTTGAGTAATGTTCCATTGTCGTTATATGGATATTATGATACCAGTATTATTTCAAAAGAATTTGTAAAGATGAGGTTAAAAATCATAACGGTGACAGTCAGCAGTATATTGATGGCATTTTTTTGTATATTTATCGTAGCAAGCAATATCACCAGGAGGACGAAGCTTGTCGTTAATTTATCAGAAAGTATAGCTAAAGGGAATTTTATCCAAATAAGCAACGGCAGGATGGGCAGCGATGAAATAGGTATTTTGGCTGAGAGCATTAATCAGATGAGTTTACAGCTTCAAACCCTAATCAATGAAAAGTATAATGCCCGCCTTGTTAAAGCCCATTTAGATAGGGAAACTGCTCAAGCAAAATTATTGGCCTTGCAAAGCCAGGTTAATCCCCATTTCATGTTCAATGTTCTTGAATGTATCCGTCTGAAGGCGACCGCGAAAAATGAAACCGAAACTGCAAGGATAATTATGTACGTATCCAAGATGTTCAGGTATTTGATTAACTGGGACGATGATATAATAACTTTAAGCGATGAGATAAAGTTTTTAGAAGAATTTCTGTATGTGCAGAAATATAGATTTGAGGATGAATTTGAATATAGCGTTGAAATTGATGATGCTGCAAGGACATGTCTTTTACCTAAACTTATTATACAGCCCATAGTGGAAAATGCGTGCGTTCACGGAATCGAGTCGATCTCTCAAAATAAAAAAATAGAAATACGCATAAAAGTGATAGATACGCAGATATCAGTATCGGTTTCGGACAACGGCATGGGCATAGACGAGCCTCGGCTGTCGGAAATAAAGAATATGCTTGAAGGTGGAGAAAAGCTCATTGACAGTGTCGGCCTGTATAATGTGTACCAGCGATTATATTTATATTACGGGAATAATTTCAGCATAGATGTGCAGAGCAAAAAAGGTATAGGGACAAAATTTAATATAACTATTCCGATTCGTTATTCAAAGGAGGAGTTCTAG
- a CDS encoding response regulator transcription factor produces MYSILLVDDEKTIREYLPIAIPFEEYGFKVTGTARNGQEALDKLSAIKPDLILLDIRMPVVNGLQFLEILRQGEFSDTLVIVLSGYKDFEYAKEAMRYGVKFYLNKPVDEEEIIPLLKEVHKELDRYNEEKSFDLLRKHINVLNDLYNGVDENEEVLRGYTLMTCVLLPCSQDFKCDRSYLSMQECLSKAIGGFKNYLFHTDNSQITFMLPHRVFEPFSNSKELFADNLLGVLGEHEINCSLLFDSYIFEHRENTFKEDFTNHMNRMLTELFFSSAKFIEYNPSRFKIGEKLCFESKYMDEIKQYFLLCNEDELLKVIEKLVAEIQRIHLEICRIKEISQRIYYILCDELTGVDDQDQAITSPDFSVLLEYPYFIPFNQWKELLFSLIHTSLDVIKYRCKMVKLGISREVIDYVQMHYKEQITLKQIADKFFVNATYLGRAFRKATGMNFNQYVNQLRITEAKKLLLHTDKLIYEIANEVGYSESKYFVVKFTEEVGKSPKEYRDQVI; encoded by the coding sequence GTGTATTCGATTTTGCTGGTAGATGATGAAAAGACAATAAGGGAGTATTTGCCGATTGCTATTCCATTTGAAGAATATGGATTTAAGGTAACGGGTACCGCCAGGAATGGCCAGGAAGCCCTTGACAAGCTTTCGGCTATAAAACCGGATCTAATTTTGCTTGATATACGGATGCCAGTTGTAAATGGATTACAATTTTTAGAAATCTTGAGACAAGGGGAATTCTCAGATACTTTGGTTATTGTGCTTTCAGGATATAAGGACTTTGAATATGCAAAAGAGGCGATGAGGTACGGAGTAAAATTTTATTTGAATAAACCCGTTGATGAAGAAGAAATCATTCCTTTGCTGAAAGAAGTGCATAAAGAGCTTGACCGGTACAATGAGGAGAAGAGCTTTGACTTGCTGCGAAAGCACATCAATGTGCTCAACGATTTATATAATGGAGTGGATGAAAATGAAGAGGTATTGCGCGGCTATACGCTCATGACATGCGTTCTTTTGCCGTGTTCACAGGATTTTAAATGTGATAGATCTTATCTGTCAATGCAGGAGTGCCTATCTAAAGCAATTGGAGGATTTAAAAATTATCTGTTTCATACGGATAATAGTCAAATTACTTTTATGCTTCCTCATAGAGTATTTGAGCCATTTAGCAATAGTAAAGAGCTATTTGCGGATAATCTTCTGGGAGTGCTTGGCGAGCATGAAATCAATTGTTCCTTGCTTTTTGACTCATATATTTTTGAACATAGAGAAAATACGTTTAAAGAAGATTTTACGAATCACATGAACAGGATGTTGACCGAACTGTTTTTCTCAAGTGCGAAGTTTATAGAATATAACCCTAGCCGGTTTAAGATTGGTGAAAAATTGTGTTTTGAAAGCAAGTACATGGATGAAATAAAACAGTATTTTTTGTTATGCAATGAAGATGAATTATTAAAAGTTATTGAGAAACTGGTTGCTGAAATTCAAAGGATACATTTAGAGATTTGCCGCATAAAGGAAATAAGCCAAAGGATATATTATATTTTGTGCGATGAATTAACGGGGGTTGATGACCAAGACCAAGCTATAACAAGTCCGGATTTTTCTGTGTTGCTCGAGTATCCTTACTTTATCCCATTTAATCAATGGAAAGAACTATTGTTTTCTTTGATACATACCAGCTTAGATGTTATTAAGTACAGATGCAAGATGGTTAAGCTGGGTATAAGCAGAGAGGTTATCGACTATGTGCAGATGCATTATAAAGAACAAATAACTTTAAAGCAGATTGCGGATAAGTTTTTTGTTAATGCTACTTATTTGGGCAGGGCATTTCGGAAGGCTACAGGTATGAACTTTAATCAATATGTCAATCAGCTTAGGATTACAGAAGCAAAGAAACTCTTACTGCATACAGATAAACTTATCTATGAAATAGCAAATGAAGTTGGTTATTCGGAGAGCAAATATTTCGTCGTTAAGTTTACTGAAGAAGTGGGGAAAAGCCCTAAGGAATACAGGGATCAGGTTATCTGA
- a CDS encoding extracellular solute-binding protein → MKRFGKVLAFLLVLVIAVSITACDSSKDSEPTNQDSQSSNENNESTKLGTIDGKDPETGLPMLADRNNPITFKVFLGSPGQAPAKDNPVIKKITELTGVTIDFEFLVGDLSQKVGVMIAGEDYPDAINVDDAQKFIEAGAYIPLDDKLPNYPNLNDLYSPFKEDLTAKYGKTYILELYNVYTPELAPPIFDNGGAGFFMQKDVIAESGYKVPRTLDDYFGMIEAYAAKHPTVDGVKTRGFEILCDGWRDFCLRNPAQHLLGDGNNGDATIDYETNTAYFYQITDTAKNYYKKLNEEYHKGIIIPDTFTQSYDQYLSRISSGAVLGMFDQRWNFADGENALKADEKWNRTYVSLPITNPGVKDGYLDAPNGHITGINGIGITKNCKDTDRLLEFYDYLLNREVQDYLQWGVEGKDWVKAGENDKVLTEERRVLNYDTAKARDLTGVTLWNYSPKRQGRYPDGAPCGPGDSVAEYKASQSDYDKGFLEALKIDYPAQLLSEPVKRPAYYPIWAMAIEEGKGAAGAAQTAMIDVCRKYYPKLIMCDPGEYDSLWNEFVSAFNAANPQPYLDEINKQIKERLGQN, encoded by the coding sequence ATGAAGAGGTTTGGTAAAGTATTAGCGTTTCTACTGGTTTTGGTTATAGCTGTTTCTATTACTGCTTGCGATTCTTCGAAGGATAGCGAACCTACAAATCAAGACAGCCAGTCGTCAAATGAGAACAATGAGTCAACGAAATTGGGTACAATAGACGGGAAAGACCCGGAAACCGGTTTGCCTATGTTGGCAGACCGTAATAACCCTATAACATTTAAAGTGTTTCTCGGCAGCCCGGGCCAGGCACCGGCAAAGGACAATCCTGTTATCAAAAAAATCACCGAATTGACAGGGGTTACAATAGATTTTGAATTCCTTGTCGGTGATCTTTCTCAGAAAGTAGGTGTCATGATTGCAGGAGAGGATTATCCAGATGCGATTAATGTTGATGACGCACAAAAGTTTATTGAGGCCGGCGCATATATACCGCTCGATGATAAGCTTCCCAATTATCCGAATTTAAACGATTTGTATTCACCATTCAAAGAAGATTTAACTGCTAAATACGGAAAGACATATATACTTGAGCTTTATAATGTTTATACGCCAGAATTAGCTCCGCCAATCTTTGACAATGGAGGAGCAGGTTTCTTTATGCAGAAGGATGTTATTGCAGAGAGTGGTTATAAAGTGCCAAGGACGCTGGATGATTACTTTGGCATGATCGAAGCTTATGCAGCAAAACATCCGACTGTTGATGGTGTGAAAACCAGAGGCTTTGAGATATTATGCGATGGATGGCGAGATTTCTGTTTGCGTAATCCTGCACAGCACCTTTTAGGCGACGGTAATAACGGTGATGCTACCATCGATTACGAAACAAATACCGCGTATTTCTATCAAATAACCGATACTGCTAAAAACTATTATAAAAAGCTGAATGAAGAATATCATAAAGGTATTATAATACCCGATACTTTTACACAAAGCTATGACCAATATTTATCCCGAATATCGAGCGGAGCAGTGCTTGGCATGTTTGATCAGCGATGGAATTTTGCTGATGGGGAGAACGCATTGAAGGCTGATGAAAAGTGGAATCGTACTTATGTTTCTCTCCCGATAACAAATCCAGGTGTCAAGGATGGCTATCTCGATGCTCCGAATGGACATATAACTGGAATAAATGGCATAGGCATTACTAAAAATTGTAAGGATACCGATCGTTTGCTCGAATTCTATGACTATTTGTTGAATAGGGAAGTACAAGATTATCTGCAGTGGGGCGTAGAGGGCAAGGATTGGGTAAAAGCCGGCGAAAATGATAAAGTTCTTACAGAGGAACGCCGTGTGCTGAACTACGATACTGCCAAAGCGCGCGATCTGACCGGTGTTACTCTGTGGAACTATTCTCCAAAAAGGCAAGGTCGTTATCCTGACGGAGCGCCCTGTGGGCCTGGCGATTCAGTAGCGGAATATAAGGCATCGCAGTCTGACTATGATAAAGGCTTCCTAGAGGCTTTGAAGATCGATTATCCGGCACAGCTATTGTCTGAACCGGTTAAACGCCCTGCGTATTATCCCATCTGGGCCATGGCTATTGAAGAAGGGAAGGGCGCAGCTGGAGCAGCTCAAACTGCAATGATCGATGTTTGCAGAAAATATTATCCGAAGTTGATCATGTGCGATCCGGGCGAATATGATAGCTTATGGAATGAGTTCGTGAGTGCTTTCAATGCGGCTAACCCTCAGCCTTACCTGGACGAAATAAATAAGCAGATTAAGGAGAGGTTGGGCCAGAACTAA
- a CDS encoding ABC transporter permease — MNNGNIALKRETASPLKHENKWKEYKAQRDLFIMIIPCMILTFIFSYWPLTGWIMAFEDFRPAKGYFGSPFVGFDQFAFLLKAPEFWRAFRNTVCMSALNLVFGTVFAIGFALLLNEVLHNGFKRFVQTVSYMPHFLSWVIVCSLIANMLASDGVLNNVLIALGLIDKPILWLGTPQYFWWINTFSTVWKETGWNSIIYIAAMTSIDPALYESCEIDGGSRYTKMWHITLPGIRNTIMVLLIMNIGWLLNASFEVPYLLGNRGLVLDVSQTIDIYVLKYGINIGNYSLATAAGIFKSVISIALVAGANYMSGKINEEALL; from the coding sequence ATGAATAACGGTAATATTGCATTAAAAAGGGAAACAGCGAGCCCGTTAAAACATGAAAATAAGTGGAAAGAATATAAAGCACAGAGGGATCTCTTTATTATGATAATTCCATGCATGATCCTGACTTTTATATTCAGCTATTGGCCTTTGACTGGCTGGATCATGGCCTTTGAAGATTTCAGGCCTGCTAAGGGATACTTTGGTTCACCGTTTGTAGGTTTTGACCAATTCGCCTTTTTGCTAAAAGCGCCGGAATTTTGGAGGGCTTTTAGAAACACCGTTTGTATGTCGGCGTTGAACTTGGTTTTCGGGACTGTTTTTGCTATTGGATTTGCGTTGCTCTTAAATGAGGTTCTCCATAATGGATTTAAACGATTTGTTCAGACCGTGTCGTATATGCCGCATTTTTTAAGCTGGGTCATAGTTTGTTCGTTAATAGCAAATATGTTAGCGTCGGATGGAGTATTAAATAATGTATTAATAGCTTTAGGGCTTATAGATAAGCCTATTTTATGGCTTGGAACGCCTCAATATTTTTGGTGGATCAATACATTTTCAACTGTATGGAAAGAAACCGGGTGGAATTCTATAATTTATATTGCGGCGATGACATCTATAGATCCAGCGCTTTACGAATCCTGCGAAATAGATGGTGGAAGCCGTTATACGAAAATGTGGCATATCACGCTTCCAGGGATTCGCAACACCATTATGGTACTCCTGATTATGAATATAGGATGGCTGCTGAATGCGAGCTTTGAGGTGCCATATTTACTCGGCAATAGGGGATTGGTGCTGGATGTTTCTCAGACCATTGATATATATGTGTTGAAGTATGGCATCAATATTGGGAATTATTCACTGGCAACAGCGGCAGGAATTTTTAAATCGGTTATTTCTATAGCGCTGGTCGCAGGTGCAAACTATATGTCCGGTAAAATTAACGAAGAGGCATTACTTTGA
- a CDS encoding carbohydrate ABC transporter permease, producing MAKNNRIKRNSLEPVIFHTVNTLLMLIVVVVMLYPFWNTVAVSFNNAMDTLKGGITLWPRKFTLYNYQTVFKNPLLVTATINSVLRTVLATVTGVFVAALVGYVLSRPEFLWRKFATRYFLITMYVSAGLIPNYFLIKDLNLLNNFLVYILPGMVSAFNIIIIRSYMQSLPPSLSEAAFIDGAGHFRCFFQIILPCCKPVLATVALWCAVGAWNSWFDTFIYCSSDDSLTTLQYEMMKMLSSAMQAGSQRSQLSIYGQQSKTVVTNTMTPASMQAAVTVVAAVPILCVYPFLQKYFVNGVTLGSVKG from the coding sequence ATGGCCAAAAATAATAGAATTAAAAGAAACAGCTTGGAACCGGTTATATTTCATACCGTGAATACTTTGTTGATGCTCATTGTAGTCGTGGTAATGCTGTATCCATTCTGGAATACGGTGGCGGTGTCTTTCAACAATGCTATGGATACCTTAAAGGGAGGCATCACTCTATGGCCTAGGAAATTCACACTTTATAATTACCAGACGGTATTTAAAAATCCATTATTAGTGACTGCTACTATAAATTCTGTTTTACGTACCGTGTTGGCAACTGTAACAGGCGTTTTCGTAGCTGCGCTTGTAGGATATGTACTTTCCAGACCTGAATTTTTATGGCGTAAGTTTGCTACACGCTATTTTCTCATAACTATGTATGTATCTGCGGGCTTAATACCCAATTATTTCCTTATTAAGGATTTGAATTTATTGAATAACTTTCTGGTATATATTCTGCCTGGAATGGTCAGCGCTTTTAATATTATCATTATAAGATCTTATATGCAATCTCTACCGCCGAGCCTTTCGGAAGCAGCCTTTATCGATGGCGCGGGCCACTTTCGCTGCTTTTTTCAAATAATACTGCCATGTTGCAAACCTGTGTTGGCGACCGTTGCCTTATGGTGTGCTGTTGGTGCATGGAATTCATGGTTCGATACATTTATATATTGCTCAAGCGATGATAGTTTGACAACCCTCCAGTACGAGATGATGAAAATGTTATCTTCCGCAATGCAGGCCGGCAGCCAAAGGTCGCAGCTATCGATATATGGACAGCAGAGTAAGACTGTTGTGACAAATACCATGACACCAGCATCTATGCAAGCAGCGGTAACCGTCGTGGCTGCTGTACCTATTCTATGCGTATATCCGTTTTTGCAGAAATACTTTGTTAACGGAGTCACTCTGGGTTCAGTAAAAGGCTGA